In Effusibacillus pohliae DSM 22757, the genomic stretch TTCATGACTGGGTACCAGCGGTTTATGGGACCGGCACCACAAATCCCGTTTGTGGATTCGCACAAACCGGTTTATCGGAGCGTTTGCGAGTTGGCGATGTACTCGAGCACGCCTTGGTACATCGCATAGGCGATCTTTTTCTGGTAGGACTTTTGTTTCAGCAGGGGCAGTTCCTCCGCATCGGACAAAAATCCGACCTCCGCCAACACCGCCGGAATGTGGGCGTGGCGCAGAAGATACAGATCATCCTGCGGTTCGATCTGGCGTTTGCTGTTGAGTTCTTTTTGAAATTGCTGCTGAATCGCTTGCGCCAACTGTTTGCTGGCTTCCAGTTCCGTGTCGTAAAACACTTGCGCGCCTCGGCCGCCTGCCGGATTGGAGTTGAGGTGGATCGAACAGAACAGGTCCGCCTTGTGGTCACGAATCATCATCAGCCGCGCTTTGAGATCTTCCGCTTTACGCCGACTGTATCCTTTTGTGTCGGGATTCGCCAGATCGTGGTCGTCATCCCGCGTCATGATCACATAGGCGCCCGCTTGCTGCAAATAATCCCGCAGATACTGAGCGACCGATAAGGCGATCGTTTTTTCGATCGTTCCATCCGGTGCCACCGCCCCGCCGTCCGGTCCGCCGTGGCCGGGATCGACCACGATCGTATACCCGGACAGAGGGGCACTGAAGCTCCACAATTTTGCAATCGGTGCGTCAGCGGCCAGCAAATTCACCACAAACAGCAAAATCGCAAGCGAACCGGCCACAATCGAGAGTTTGCGCCAATCGTTCGATACCATCATGCTGGTTCCCCCTTGTCTACCTCGCCCTTTCACATGTATATGACAAGCAGGAAAAACGATTCCTGGGCAAATAAAAAGACACCCCCGCAAAAGAGGGTGTCCGCTTGCCACCGTTCGCCGGTTAGCGCTTCGAAAATTGCGGCGCCCGGCGAGCCGCCTTGAGCCCGTATTTTTTCCGTTCTTTCATGCGCGGGTCGCGGGTCAGGAAACCGGCTTTCTTCAGCGCCGGACGCAGTTCCCCGTCGACTTTCAACAGAGCGCGGGCGATCCCGTGCCGAATCGCGCCCGCCTGTCCGGATATGCCTCCGCCGCGCACGTTGCACAGCACGTCATATTTACCGAGCGTCTCGGTCAGAACGAGCGGTTGCTTGACGACCATTTTCAACGTTTCCAGACCGAAGTAGTCGTTTATATCGCGACGGTTGACGATAATTTTGCCATCACCCGGTACGAGCCGCACGCGTGCCACGGAATGTTTGCGACGACCGGTACCCCAATATTGTACTTGAGCCACAGGGCCAACCTCCTCTTCAATTAGTTCTTAGATTCCCAAGGAATCGGTTGTTGTGCGCTGTGCGGATGCTCAGGTCCCGCGTAGACGCGCAGCTTCTTGAGCATCTTG encodes the following:
- the cwlD gene encoding N-acetylmuramoyl-L-alanine amidase CwlD yields the protein MMVSNDWRKLSIVAGSLAILLFVVNLLAADAPIAKLWSFSAPLSGYTIVVDPGHGGPDGGAVAPDGTIEKTIALSVAQYLRDYLQQAGAYVIMTRDDDHDLANPDTKGYSRRKAEDLKARLMMIRDHKADLFCSIHLNSNPAGGRGAQVFYDTELEASKQLAQAIQQQFQKELNSKRQIEPQDDLYLLRHAHIPAVLAEVGFLSDAEELPLLKQKSYQKKIAYAMYQGVLEYIANSQTLR
- the rpsI gene encoding 30S ribosomal protein S9 — protein: MAQVQYWGTGRRKHSVARVRLVPGDGKIIVNRRDINDYFGLETLKMVVKQPLVLTETLGKYDVLCNVRGGGISGQAGAIRHGIARALLKVDGELRPALKKAGFLTRDPRMKERKKYGLKAARRAPQFSKR